Proteins found in one Miscanthus floridulus cultivar M001 chromosome 4, ASM1932011v1, whole genome shotgun sequence genomic segment:
- the LOC136550736 gene encoding zinc finger protein 10-like translates to MNSTNAAVDQMAKYYWGMLGAARTTTTGAGAATSSLIRSSWPPPAAHGRSGGEPSWEELAFARDAAGQLGGCVWPPRSYTCTFCRREFRSAQALGGHMNVHRRDRARLRQCASPSSPPDHDQEPTITAPPPAPELADHHRLLQLQGSPLFRTTKAAVLISGRPACDHHQNYYNNNREEEAVISTTTTTTTSPRYISTTIIKESKTKVVISIPASTAGSKEAAIAIIGEEEEEEDEEIMVAGRRKRRRVVPQPTEPAFTSPFYDLRLPASSPKGGVEHDAKVPKVTSTSPSLSPLHHLAGWQEEVDLELRLGTS, encoded by the coding sequence ATGAACTCCACCAACGCCGCGGTAGACCAAATGGCCAAGTACTACTGGGGTATGCTGGGCGCCGCAAGGACGACGACGACCGGCGCTGGTGCGGCGACTAGTAGCCTCATCAGGTCCAGCTGGCCGCCGCCAGCAGCGCATGGCCGCAGCGGCGGTGAGCCGTCGTGGGAGGAGCTGGCCTTCGCCCGGGACGCGGCGGGGCAACTCGGCGGCTGCGTGTGGCCGCCGCGCTCCTACACGTGCACCTTCTGCCGCCGAGAGTTCCGGTCCGCGCAGGCGCTCGGCGGCCATATGAACGTGCACCGCCGCGACCGGGCTCGCCTTCGGCAGTGCGCCTCCCCGTCGTCCCCACCGGATCATGACCAGGAGCCGACCATCACCGCGCCTCCTCCAGCGCCGGAATTGGCGGATCACCACCGGCTTCTGCAACTGCAGGGATCTCCCTTGTTCAGGACAACCAAGGCGGCAGTATTAATCTCTGGCCGCCCTGCTTGTGATCATCATCAAAATTATTACAATAACAACAGGGAGGAGGAGGCTGTGATtagtaccaccaccaccaccaccacttctcCTCGGTACATATCAACGACCATCATCAAGGAGAGCAAGACCAAGGTAGTCATCTCCATACCTGCATCAACAGCGGGGAGCAAAGAAGCCGCTATAGCAATCATCggtgaggaggaggaagaagaggatgaggagATCATGGTGGCGGGGAGGAGAAAGCGAAGGCGAGTAGTCCCACAGCCAACAGAGCCGGCGTTTACATCGCCGTTCTACGACCTGCGGCTTCCGGCATCATCACCCAAAGGAGGAGTTGAGCATGATGCAAAGGTACCCAAAGTAACCAGTACAAGCCCTAGCCTCAGTCCACTGCATCATCTTGCAGGCTGGCAAGAAGAAGTGGATCTGGAGCTCAGGCTTGGCACTAGCTAG
- the LOC136550679 gene encoding protein QUIRKY-like, which produces MPWPCRPAAALRVREQKPVDGAAPPHFGSLYLSNQAELDFEHGLRDSLRSWHGRDVSSTGNPEWNQVFAISHARPEPTLEISVWDEGVPSPAEAFLGGVCFDLSDMPVRDQLDGPLVPQWYTRSKVYQSPKLGYLRASVIEAQDLRILAPPPGLPFDMHVKIQLGFQSSRTRRSVASSSGSAFAWSEDLMFVASEPLDDNIIVLVEDRSMIKEPMLLGHATIPAAHVCSDYRPTPKQLWKPPVGVLELGIIGACGLLPMKTKGGAKGSTDAYCVAKYGKKWVHVSTLESNRAYTASYPLLVLLRSGLKKMGEV; this is translated from the exons atgccgtggccatGCAGGCCAGCTGCAGCCCTGCGGGTGCGCGAGCAGAAGCCGGTGGACGGCGCCGCGCCACCCCACTTTGGaagcttgtatctctccaaccaggccgaattagactttg AGCACGGCCTCAGGGACTCGCTCCGGTCGTGGCATGGCCGCGACGTCTCCAGCACCGGCAACCCTGAATGGAACCAGGTGTTCGCCATCAGCCACGCCAGGCCGGAGCCCACGCTGGAGATCTCCGTGTGGGACGAAGGCGTGCCCTCCCCTGCCGAAGCCTTCCTCGGCGGCGTGTGCTTCGACCTCTCCGACATGCCTGTCCGCGACCAGCTCGATGGCCCGCTGGTGCCGCAGTGGTACACGCGCTCCAAGGTGTACCAATCGCCCAAGCTCGGGTACCTGAGGGCGTCCGTCATCGAGGCGCAGGACCTGCGCATCCTGGCACCGCCGCCGGGGCTGCCGTTCGACATGCACGTCAAGATACAGCTTGGCTTCCAGTCGTCGCGGACACGACGGTCAGTGGCCAGCAGCAGCGGCTCCGCGTTCGCGTGGTCCGAAGACCTCATGTTCGTCGCGTCCGAGCCGCTCGACGACAACATCATCGTGCTAGTGGAGGATCGGTCCATGATCAAGGAACCCATGCTCCTCGGCCACGCAACCATCCCG GCGGCGCACGTGTGCAGCGACTACCGGCCGACGCCGAAGCAACTATGGAAGCCGCCGGTGGGCGTGCTGGAGCTCGGCATCATCGGAGCGTGCGGCTTGCTGCCGATGAAGACGAAGGGAGGCGCCAAGGGGTCGACGGACGCGTACTGCGTGGCCAAGTACGGCAAGAAGTGGGTGCACGTGTCCACGCTGGAGAGCAACCGGGCGTACACGGCGTCGTACCCGCTGCTGGTGCTGCTGCGGTCGGGGCTGAAGAAGATGGGCGAGGTGTAG